One stretch of Croceibacterium atlanticum DNA includes these proteins:
- a CDS encoding alpha/beta fold hydrolase, translating into MGEAPYTEGEWTSADGLTLRYRDYPGRDDRPAILCIPGLTRNARDFEPVADAFAGEWRVVCPDLRGRGQSDYARDPASYTPASYVADIAALFDQAELGRVVAIGTSLGGIVIMLLALQSADRFAGVVLNDIGPEVEEDGLDRIRDYVGQGRSFPTWIHAARALKEQNGDAYPEFELSDWLRLSKRMMCVGGSGRIAFDYDMKIAEPFHAPQGAEPHDMWPAFRALAGRPLLTLRGELSDILSTGTLARMQKEVPDMEAVVIPGKGHAPTLEEPLAQQAIAALLAKCA; encoded by the coding sequence ATGGGCGAAGCCCCTTATACAGAAGGCGAGTGGACGAGCGCGGATGGGCTGACGCTGCGTTATCGCGATTATCCCGGGCGCGATGATCGCCCGGCGATCCTGTGCATCCCCGGCCTGACCCGCAATGCCCGCGATTTCGAGCCGGTGGCCGATGCCTTTGCCGGGGAATGGCGCGTGGTCTGCCCCGATCTGCGCGGACGCGGGCAGAGCGATTATGCCAGGGATCCCGCCAGCTATACGCCTGCATCCTATGTCGCGGACATTGCCGCCCTGTTCGATCAGGCGGAGCTGGGCCGGGTCGTGGCGATCGGCACATCGCTGGGCGGGATCGTGATCATGTTGCTGGCGCTGCAATCGGCCGATCGGTTCGCGGGCGTGGTGCTGAACGATATCGGCCCGGAAGTGGAAGAAGACGGGCTGGACCGGATCCGCGACTATGTGGGGCAGGGGCGCAGCTTTCCCACCTGGATTCACGCCGCGCGGGCGCTGAAGGAACAGAATGGGGATGCTTATCCCGAATTCGAACTGTCGGACTGGTTGCGCCTGTCCAAGCGGATGATGTGCGTGGGTGGCAGCGGGCGCATTGCCTTCGATTACGATATGAAAATTGCAGAGCCTTTTCATGCGCCGCAAGGGGCCGAGCCCCATGACATGTGGCCGGCATTTCGCGCCCTGGCGGGGCGCCCGCTGCTGACCCTGCGGGGTGAATTGTCGGACATACTTTCCACCGGCACCCTGGCCCGGATGCAGAAGGAAGTGCCGGACATGGAAGCGGTTGTCATACCGGGTAAAGGCCATGCGCCGACCCTGGAAGAACCGCTGGCGCAACAGGCAATCGCCGCATTGCTGGCAAAATGCGCATGA
- the astD gene encoding succinylglutamate-semialdehyde dehydrogenase — MSQNEIISYEPATGAELWRGPIGNVDDAVARARRAWPKWASQPLANRIELVRRFANEVRKVQGEFAELIARETGKPLWEASTEVEAVIAKVEISVRAYAERTGQRKLDSALQGTAALRHKPHGVMAVLGPYNFPAHLPNGHIIPALIAGNAVILKPSEKTPAVGAMLISCFHKAGIEPDLVQILLGGPDEGKALVAHDDVDGVLFTGSAQVGIAINRKLAGNPGKIVALEMGGNNPIMVWNTPLIADAATLIVQSAFTTAGQRCTAARRLIVKSDMYDAVVGEVKKLTDRMIIGAPFDDPQPYMGPVIDSNTADQLTESFLYLISNGGKAISHMRRPQGDLPFLTPGLIDTTNMAERPDVELFGPLLQIVKVDDFDEGIAEANNTRFGLSASLVGGNPQEYNRFWANIRAGIVNWNRPTNGASSAAPFGGIGLSGNHRPAAFYAADYCAYPVASTEMEQPRASVGVGFTQ, encoded by the coding sequence GTGAGCCAGAACGAAATCATCTCTTACGAACCGGCCACCGGGGCCGAGCTTTGGCGCGGTCCGATCGGTAATGTCGATGATGCCGTCGCCCGCGCGCGCCGGGCATGGCCGAAATGGGCATCGCAACCGCTGGCCAATCGCATAGAGCTGGTGCGCCGCTTCGCCAATGAAGTGCGCAAGGTCCAGGGTGAATTCGCCGAACTGATCGCGCGGGAAACCGGCAAGCCGCTATGGGAAGCGAGCACCGAAGTCGAAGCGGTAATCGCCAAGGTCGAAATTTCGGTACGCGCCTATGCGGAACGCACCGGCCAGCGCAAGCTGGACAGCGCGCTGCAGGGCACGGCCGCGCTGCGGCACAAGCCGCATGGCGTAATGGCCGTGCTGGGCCCGTATAATTTCCCCGCCCATCTGCCCAATGGCCACATCATCCCGGCCCTGATCGCCGGCAATGCGGTGATCCTGAAACCCAGCGAGAAGACGCCCGCCGTCGGCGCGATGCTGATATCCTGCTTCCACAAGGCGGGGATCGAACCGGATCTGGTGCAGATCCTCCTCGGCGGACCGGATGAAGGCAAGGCGCTGGTCGCCCATGATGACGTGGACGGTGTGCTGTTCACCGGATCGGCGCAGGTCGGCATCGCGATCAATCGCAAGCTGGCCGGCAATCCGGGCAAGATCGTCGCGCTTGAGATGGGCGGCAACAATCCGATCATGGTGTGGAACACGCCGCTGATCGCGGATGCCGCCACCCTGATCGTGCAATCGGCCTTCACCACGGCCGGGCAGCGCTGCACGGCGGCGCGGCGCCTCATCGTCAAATCGGACATGTATGATGCGGTAGTCGGTGAAGTGAAGAAGCTGACCGACCGGATGATCATCGGCGCGCCGTTCGACGATCCGCAACCCTATATGGGGCCAGTGATCGATTCCAACACTGCCGATCAATTGACCGAAAGCTTTCTCTACCTGATTTCCAATGGCGGCAAGGCAATCAGCCATATGCGCCGGCCGCAGGGCGATCTGCCTTTCCTGACGCCTGGCCTGATCGACACGACCAACATGGCGGAACGGCCCGATGTCGAATTGTTCGGCCCGTTGCTGCAAATCGTGAAAGTGGACGATTTCGACGAAGGGATTGCCGAGGCGAATAATACGCGTTTCGGCCTTTCCGCCTCTCTGGTGGGTGGCAATCCGCAGGAATATAACCGTTTCTGGGCCAATATCCGGGCTGGCATCGTCAACTGGAACCGGCCGACCAATGGCGCATCTTCCGCAGCGCCCTTCGGCGGGATCGGCCTGTCCGGCAATCACCGCCCGGCGGCCTTCTATGCTGCCGATTACTGCGCCTATCCAGTGGCCAGCACGGAGATGGAACAGCCGCGTGCCAGCGTGGGCGTGGGCTTCACGCAGTAA
- a CDS encoding glycosyltransferase family 4 protein yields the protein MQLINAFGDAAEHAIVSADPQRRGAASRLGKGARVKWPVFPSLKGKPWPGRLRKIAEAMSGYDLICTYNWGALDAVMAQTLFADVYKLAPLVHHEDGFNEDEKNRLKTSRNLYRRIALGRTAALVVPSRNLERIALEVWQQPRSRVRLIPNGIDTAAYLARPKRDALPRLVKHRGEKWVGTLAGLRKVKNLTALVRAVSKLPEEWQLVIAGEGPERDAIMAEAERCGIEDRLHLPGHVDQPEKLVGLFDIFALSSHSEQFPISVVEAMAAGLPVAAPRVGDVGSMLASENGPYLAAAEDEEGLARALQELAGDAALRKKVGAANRARASAEYDEARMVERYRALYWGLMGRN from the coding sequence GTGCAGTTGATCAACGCATTTGGCGATGCTGCGGAACATGCAATCGTTTCGGCCGATCCGCAGCGGCGCGGCGCGGCCTCCCGTCTTGGAAAGGGGGCACGGGTCAAATGGCCGGTCTTCCCTTCGCTGAAGGGCAAGCCATGGCCGGGGCGCCTGCGCAAGATTGCCGAAGCGATGAGCGGCTATGACCTGATCTGCACCTATAATTGGGGCGCGCTGGATGCGGTGATGGCGCAGACATTGTTCGCCGATGTCTACAAGCTGGCGCCGCTGGTTCATCACGAGGATGGCTTCAACGAGGATGAGAAGAACCGGCTGAAGACGAGCCGCAATCTCTATCGCCGGATCGCGCTGGGCCGGACGGCGGCGCTGGTCGTGCCATCGCGCAATCTTGAACGGATCGCGCTGGAAGTGTGGCAGCAGCCGCGCAGCCGTGTGCGCCTGATCCCCAACGGTATCGACACTGCCGCCTATCTTGCCAGGCCGAAGCGGGATGCCCTGCCGCGGCTGGTCAAGCATCGCGGGGAAAAATGGGTCGGCACCCTGGCCGGATTGCGCAAGGTGAAGAACCTCACCGCACTGGTCCGCGCGGTCAGCAAATTGCCGGAGGAATGGCAGCTTGTCATCGCCGGGGAAGGGCCGGAGCGGGATGCGATCATGGCCGAGGCCGAACGGTGCGGGATCGAGGACCGGCTGCATCTTCCCGGTCACGTGGATCAGCCGGAGAAGCTGGTCGGCCTGTTCGATATTTTTGCCCTGTCATCCCATTCCGAACAATTCCCGATTTCCGTGGTGGAGGCGATGGCCGCCGGCCTGCCGGTTGCCGCGCCGCGCGTGGGCGATGTCGGGTCCATGCTGGCCAGCGAGAATGGCCCCTATCTGGCCGCTGCGGAGGATGAAGAGGGGTTGGCCCGGGCGTTGCAGGAGCTGGCCGGTGACGCTGCCCTGCGCAAGAAAGTGGGCGCCGCGAACCGTGCCCGCGCCAGCGCCGAATATGACGAGGCGCGCATGGTGGAACGGTATCGTGCGCTCTATTGGGGTTTGATGGGCCGCAATTAG
- a CDS encoding methyltransferase family protein — MNAHSRTMPLRRPESDVSWHVGFVGLLVLLAWIAFCRFWPGIVDLFGLNAPREVMSGPHAALLSMVLVGIAMAAWSVLVEKVHRRPSTGIDWDNVRPLSQIRRISLTKLAGLWATWLLIGAFYCLGRWYWDGQYLFAMRIIGWAAIPIFLLSIPYIFWLDRRMVDPRDHSWHFGALLLGREAWDPEQVKKHWRAWIIKGFFGAFMISILPPGFAHVVEADYGAILSNPVALGTHLFELLFVVDVQIGTVGYLLTLRPLDAHIRSGNPFIAGWLAALICYPPFVYAFMGNGGMIQYEYNTAGWGYWFAGQPILLWGWAAMLVFLTAIYAWATVAFGIRFSNLTYRGIITNGPYRFTRHPAYLSKNLFWWLSVLPFLVTSASAVDAIRNTVFLGCVSAVYFWRARTEEAHLLAEDARYGQYHAWMQAHGLITAPLARLLAAVRPGQPGRAQPAE, encoded by the coding sequence ATGAACGCGCATTCTAGAACCATGCCCCTGCGCCGGCCGGAGAGCGATGTCTCCTGGCATGTCGGATTTGTCGGGCTGCTGGTGCTGCTGGCCTGGATTGCCTTCTGCCGGTTCTGGCCGGGAATCGTCGATCTGTTCGGCCTGAACGCGCCGCGTGAAGTCATGTCCGGCCCCCATGCGGCGTTGCTGTCCATGGTTCTGGTGGGCATCGCCATGGCGGCCTGGTCCGTATTGGTTGAAAAGGTCCATCGCCGCCCCTCCACGGGTATCGATTGGGACAATGTGCGTCCCCTTTCTCAGATCCGGCGGATTTCCCTGACGAAGCTGGCCGGCCTGTGGGCCACATGGCTGCTGATCGGGGCGTTCTATTGCCTGGGCCGCTGGTATTGGGACGGGCAGTATCTCTTCGCCATGCGCATAATCGGCTGGGCGGCGATACCGATCTTCCTGCTCTCCATTCCCTATATATTCTGGCTGGACCGGCGGATGGTCGATCCGCGCGATCATAGCTGGCATTTCGGGGCCCTGTTGCTGGGCCGGGAAGCCTGGGATCCGGAACAGGTGAAGAAGCACTGGCGGGCCTGGATCATCAAGGGCTTCTTCGGCGCCTTCATGATCTCCATCCTTCCGCCGGGTTTTGCCCATGTGGTCGAAGCCGATTACGGCGCGATCCTGTCCAACCCGGTGGCGCTGGGCACCCATTTGTTCGAACTGCTTTTCGTGGTGGACGTGCAGATCGGGACGGTCGGCTATCTGCTGACCCTGCGCCCGCTGGATGCTCATATACGCAGCGGCAATCCCTTTATCGCCGGCTGGCTGGCGGCGCTGATCTGTTACCCGCCCTTTGTCTATGCCTTCATGGGTAATGGCGGGATGATCCAGTACGAATATAATACGGCGGGCTGGGGATACTGGTTTGCCGGGCAGCCAATCCTGCTGTGGGGATGGGCCGCGATGCTGGTATTCCTGACCGCGATCTACGCCTGGGCGACAGTGGCTTTCGGCATCCGCTTTTCCAATCTTACCTATCGCGGCATCATCACCAACGGGCCCTATCGCTTCACGCGGCACCCGGCCTATCTGTCCAAGAACCTGTTCTGGTGGCTGTCGGTTCTGCCATTCCTCGTCACCAGCGCCTCTGCCGTGGATGCGATTCGCAACACGGTGTTTCTCGGCTGTGTCAGCGCGGTCTATTTCTGGCGTGCCAGGACGGAAGAAGCGCATCTTCTGGCAGAGGATGCGCGCTATGGGCAATATCATGCATGGATGCAGGCGCACGGGCTCATCACCGCGCCGCTGGCACGCCTGCTGGCGGCCGTGCGGCCGGGCCAGCCAGGACGTGCGCAGCCGGCCGAATAA
- a CDS encoding protein adenylyltransferase SelO family protein: MRPEPQAAPYRPDPQILNLAEWLGDAVEPAGFPRHELRFRNRRWDRAVGLAELSDQEWLNHFAGFAPLPDNLPQPLALRYHGHQFRVYNPDIGDGRGFLFAQMRDGDGRLLDLGTKGSGQTPYSRTADGRLTLKGAVREILATEMLEALGVNTSRTFSVVETGEELVRGDEPSPTRSAVMVRLSHSHIRIGAFQRLAVLGEDDHLRELVDYCLSQFPGPQPPEDAPGRDEPAVILMHQAVERMADLAASYMVAGFVHGVLNTDNMNITGESFDYGPWRWLPTWDPAFTAAYFDHAGLYAFGRQPEAIRWNLAQLAIALRRLVDAPPLIAALERFGDLYHNAMSRRFTWRLGVQSRGLEQDFSLIEAAEGTMRELGIGPDAFFFAHRGGRNAAGQLAEKLRGYEPLNSGHPYWEGEEPQAMLIDEVEAIWASIAEHDDWQPLADKVEALRVMGAAHGKHPSPAGNI, encoded by the coding sequence ATGCGACCAGAACCGCAAGCCGCGCCATACCGCCCCGATCCGCAAATACTGAACCTGGCCGAATGGCTTGGCGATGCAGTGGAGCCAGCAGGATTCCCCCGCCACGAATTGCGTTTTCGCAACCGGCGATGGGATCGTGCCGTGGGGCTGGCGGAACTTTCCGACCAGGAATGGCTGAACCATTTCGCCGGGTTCGCCCCTCTGCCCGACAATCTGCCCCAGCCGCTGGCGCTGCGTTATCACGGGCATCAGTTCCGCGTGTATAATCCCGATATCGGCGATGGCCGGGGCTTCCTGTTTGCGCAAATGCGCGATGGCGACGGGCGCCTGCTCGATCTGGGCACCAAGGGCAGCGGGCAGACCCCCTATAGCCGCACGGCCGACGGGCGGCTGACGCTGAAAGGCGCGGTTCGCGAAATTCTGGCCACGGAAATGCTGGAAGCGCTGGGCGTCAACACGTCCAGAACCTTCTCCGTCGTCGAAACGGGGGAGGAACTGGTGCGCGGGGACGAACCTTCGCCCACACGGTCCGCCGTGATGGTGCGGCTGTCCCATTCCCATATCCGCATCGGCGCGTTCCAGCGTCTCGCCGTCCTTGGCGAAGACGATCATCTTCGCGAACTGGTCGATTATTGCCTGTCCCAGTTCCCTGGCCCGCAACCGCCGGAGGATGCGCCCGGACGGGACGAACCAGCCGTGATCCTGATGCATCAGGCGGTGGAGCGCATGGCCGATCTAGCCGCATCATACATGGTGGCGGGTTTCGTTCACGGCGTGCTCAATACCGATAATATGAACATTACCGGGGAGAGCTTCGATTACGGCCCCTGGCGCTGGCTGCCGACATGGGATCCGGCCTTCACCGCCGCCTATTTCGATCATGCCGGCCTCTATGCCTTCGGGCGCCAGCCGGAAGCGATTCGCTGGAATCTCGCCCAATTGGCGATTGCCCTGCGGCGCCTGGTGGATGCGCCGCCGCTGATTGCCGCCCTCGAAAGATTTGGCGATCTTTATCACAATGCCATGAGCCGTCGCTTCACCTGGCGCCTGGGCGTGCAAAGCCGCGGGCTGGAGCAGGATTTCAGCCTTATCGAAGCGGCAGAAGGAACGATGCGGGAATTGGGGATCGGGCCGGACGCCTTTTTCTTTGCGCATCGCGGCGGACGCAACGCTGCGGGCCAGCTGGCAGAAAAGCTGCGCGGATACGAACCGCTGAACAGCGGCCATCCCTATTGGGAAGGCGAAGAACCGCAGGCCATGTTGATCGACGAGGTCGAAGCAATCTGGGCCTCCATTGCCGAGCATGATGACTGGCAGCCATTGGCCGACAAGGTCGAGGCGCTGCGGGTTATGGGCGCTGCGCACGGCAAGCATCCGTCTCCGGCGGGAAATATTTGA
- a CDS encoding tetratricopeptide repeat protein, translating into MALTPEEEKKRAEKLAARQQAEKDMLMREVDEAVRQDKVGQTVKKWGIPVGVALVLGLAAFGGWLFWTDRQEGVLEGKSEELVTALDELDAGRASQADQELAALIGEGASGVAVPAKLVRAGIALQDGKAQEAIRLYDEVAADGDAPEPYRDLAAVRSVAANYDNLKPQEIIDRLKPLAVPGNPWFGSAGELVGMAYLDQDKPDLAGPLFAEIAKSDTVPETLKSRARQLAGLLGYDAIEDVDAALAEIQQEAGPGAAAQ; encoded by the coding sequence GTGGCCCTGACACCCGAAGAAGAGAAAAAACGCGCCGAAAAGCTTGCCGCACGCCAGCAGGCCGAAAAGGACATGCTGATGCGCGAGGTCGACGAGGCTGTCCGTCAGGACAAAGTCGGCCAGACAGTCAAGAAATGGGGCATTCCCGTTGGCGTCGCCCTGGTTCTCGGGCTCGCTGCTTTCGGTGGCTGGCTTTTCTGGACGGACCGGCAGGAAGGCGTGCTGGAAGGCAAATCGGAAGAGCTGGTCACCGCACTGGACGAACTGGATGCCGGGCGCGCTTCACAGGCCGATCAGGAATTGGCCGCGCTGATCGGCGAAGGTGCATCCGGCGTTGCGGTTCCCGCCAAGCTGGTGCGCGCCGGTATCGCGTTGCAGGATGGCAAGGCGCAGGAAGCGATCAGGCTGTATGATGAAGTGGCGGCGGACGGCGATGCGCCTGAACCCTATCGCGATCTTGCCGCTGTCCGGTCGGTTGCTGCCAATTACGACAATCTGAAACCGCAGGAAATTATCGACCGGCTGAAGCCGCTGGCCGTGCCCGGCAATCCGTGGTTCGGCAGCGCGGGCGAACTGGTCGGCATGGCCTATCTTGATCAGGACAAGCCCGATCTCGCCGGCCCGCTTTTCGCGGAGATCGCCAAGAGTGACACTGTCCCCGAAACGCTGAAATCGCGTGCGCGCCAACTGGCCGGCCTGCTCGGCTATGACGCGATCGAGGATGTGGACGCGGCTTTGGCCGAAATCCAGCAAGAGGCCGGCCCCGGCGCCGCGGCCCAGTAA
- a CDS encoding glycine zipper 2TM domain-containing protein, whose product MNDTMELKAMHKLFKTAALGLAATGMAASVPASAADFATPAHRAAAPVQQDWQHSRDRGRHEGWYRGRGNQNRYGRDYDYRRAGYDDRVYRDTRVWRGNDGRTYCRKSDGTTGLIVGGALGALLGREIDGGRDRTLGTILGAAGGALLGKEVDGGTRCR is encoded by the coding sequence ATGAATGACACGATGGAGCTCAAAGCCATGCACAAGCTGTTCAAGACCGCCGCCCTGGGCCTCGCCGCTACCGGCATGGCAGCCAGCGTCCCCGCCAGTGCGGCGGATTTCGCCACGCCCGCCCATCGCGCCGCTGCGCCCGTTCAGCAGGACTGGCAGCACAGCCGCGATCGCGGCCGTCACGAAGGCTGGTATCGCGGGCGCGGAAATCAGAACCGCTATGGCCGGGACTATGATTATCGCCGCGCCGGATATGACGATCGCGTCTATCGCGACACCCGCGTCTGGCGCGGCAATGACGGCCGCACCTATTGCCGCAAGAGCGACGGCACGACCGGCCTGATTGTCGGTGGTGCGCTGGGCGCGCTGCTTGGCCGGGAGATCGATGGCGGGCGCGACCGCACGCTTGGCACCATTCTCGGCGCTGCCGGTGGTGCGTTGCTGGGCAAGGAAGTGGATGGCGGCACACGCTGCCGTTGA
- a CDS encoding PQQ-binding-like beta-propeller repeat protein: MQTASSIRSIGRALMAGALFAGLSACGALGGGKDKPSTPTVGNRTPILSRIATEVKADPALEGVSVVVPTARRNEDWAQAGGTASNAIGHVELAEQPVRAWTASIPGSNKKRRLAASPVVGNGKLFAVDTDGQVHAFNAENGSRLWTHRIEVDGNMRDVAFGGGVSFNDGRVYATNGAGDVVAINAETGEQIWKTRPAGPLRGAPTVAFNAVYVMTQDNQIHALNMNDGSQLWQEAAATGQSGVFGVAAPAAGQGTVIAGYSQGEVVAYRYENGRTLWSDALARTSISTQVGTLTDVDADPIIDQGRVYALGQGGRMAAYELVTGQRLWELTLAGISTPAVAGEWIFTLTSDARLLAIARETGRVRWVTQLERWGNPDKREKPIFWVGPVLAGNKLWIASSEGVVSSVDLQTGTETPFTKLGDDVSLAPIVANGTLYILDDGGKITAWR; encoded by the coding sequence ATGCAGACGGCAAGTTCCATCCGTTCGATAGGCCGGGCCCTGATGGCCGGCGCCCTGTTCGCCGGCCTTTCCGCCTGCGGTGCGCTGGGTGGCGGCAAGGACAAGCCCTCTACGCCGACGGTCGGCAACCGCACGCCGATCCTGTCGCGCATCGCCACCGAAGTGAAGGCCGATCCGGCGCTTGAAGGCGTGTCGGTCGTGGTTCCCACCGCCCGGCGGAATGAAGACTGGGCGCAGGCGGGCGGCACTGCCTCCAATGCGATTGGCCATGTCGAACTGGCGGAACAGCCGGTGCGCGCATGGACCGCTTCGATCCCCGGCTCGAACAAGAAGCGCCGCCTCGCCGCCTCGCCAGTGGTCGGCAATGGCAAGCTGTTCGCGGTCGATACGGATGGCCAGGTTCACGCCTTCAATGCAGAGAATGGATCGCGCCTGTGGACGCACCGGATCGAGGTTGATGGCAATATGCGCGACGTCGCATTTGGCGGCGGCGTCAGCTTCAATGATGGCCGCGTCTATGCCACCAATGGCGCGGGCGACGTGGTGGCCATCAATGCCGAAACCGGCGAACAGATCTGGAAGACCCGCCCGGCAGGCCCGCTGCGCGGCGCGCCAACCGTGGCCTTCAATGCCGTTTACGTGATGACGCAGGATAACCAGATCCATGCGCTGAACATGAATGACGGTTCGCAATTGTGGCAGGAAGCCGCCGCCACCGGCCAGTCCGGCGTGTTCGGCGTGGCCGCCCCCGCGGCCGGGCAGGGCACGGTCATCGCCGGCTATTCGCAGGGCGAAGTGGTTGCCTATCGCTATGAAAATGGCCGCACATTGTGGTCCGACGCGCTGGCCCGCACTTCCATTTCCACCCAGGTTGGCACGCTGACCGATGTGGATGCCGATCCGATCATCGACCAGGGCCGTGTCTATGCGCTGGGCCAGGGCGGACGCATGGCCGCCTATGAACTGGTGACGGGGCAGCGCCTGTGGGAACTGACCCTGGCGGGCATTTCCACCCCTGCCGTGGCCGGTGAATGGATCTTCACCCTGACCAGCGATGCGCGCCTGCTGGCGATTGCCCGCGAAACGGGCCGCGTGCGCTGGGTCACCCAGCTTGAACGCTGGGGCAATCCGGACAAGCGCGAAAAGCCGATCTTCTGGGTGGGCCCCGTGCTGGCGGGCAACAAATTGTGGATCGCCAGTTCCGAAGGCGTGGTGAGTTCCGTCGATCTGCAGACGGGGACGGAAACGCCCTTCACGAAACTGGGTGACGATGTCTCTCTCGCGCCGATCGTCGCCAATGGCACGCTCTACATACTGGACGATGGCGGGAAGATAACCGCCTGGCGCTGA
- the ubiA gene encoding 4-hydroxybenzoate octaprenyltransferase: MADTITPDSEHRGLVARLPQKMRDYAMLARFDRPIGWWLLFWPCAWGVWLTGAGLQLQLLAWLLLGSIAMRGAGCVYNDIVDADLDRQVARTASRPVASGRVSRKAAWVWLLVLCAIGLIVLLQLRWEAQLVALGSLLLVAAYPFMKRITGFPQAWLGLVFTWGAPVGWVALRSDRLDVLAALYAGSIFWCIGYDTIYALQDREDDALVGIGSSALTLGNRVQEGVIAFYCLALTFWGLALWLFRQDWIALLALLPAAAHLMWQAFTVNGEDADNPLARFRSNRFAGLLVALACLVVGNA, encoded by the coding sequence ATGGCGGATACGATCACCCCCGACAGCGAACATCGCGGCCTTGTGGCGCGGCTGCCGCAGAAGATGCGGGATTATGCCATGCTGGCCCGTTTCGATCGCCCGATCGGCTGGTGGCTGCTGTTCTGGCCTTGCGCATGGGGCGTTTGGCTGACCGGCGCCGGATTGCAATTGCAATTGCTGGCCTGGCTGCTTCTGGGCAGCATCGCCATGCGCGGCGCGGGCTGTGTCTATAACGATATTGTCGATGCCGATCTGGACCGGCAGGTTGCCCGCACGGCCAGCCGCCCTGTCGCCAGTGGCCGGGTTTCCCGCAAGGCGGCCTGGGTCTGGCTGCTCGTGCTATGCGCCATCGGTCTGATCGTGCTGCTGCAATTACGGTGGGAGGCGCAGCTTGTGGCGCTGGGCAGCCTGCTGCTCGTCGCCGCTTATCCTTTCATGAAACGCATCACCGGCTTTCCGCAGGCATGGCTGGGGCTGGTATTCACCTGGGGCGCGCCGGTGGGCTGGGTCGCCCTCCGGTCGGACAGGCTGGACGTGCTGGCCGCGCTCTATGCCGGTTCGATCTTCTGGTGCATCGGATATGATACGATCTATGCCCTGCAGGACCGGGAAGATGATGCGCTGGTCGGCATCGGATCCAGCGCGCTGACACTGGGCAACCGGGTGCAGGAAGGCGTCATCGCCTTTTATTGCCTCGCCCTGACTTTCTGGGGCCTTGCCCTGTGGCTGTTCCGGCAGGACTGGATCGCCCTTCTGGCATTGCTCCCCGCGGCGGCCCACCTGATGTGGCAGGCCTTTACGGTGAATGGCGAGGATGCGGACAACCCGCTGGCGCGTTTCCGTTCCAACCGTTTTGCCGGTTTGCTGGTGGCGCTGGCCTGCCTGGTGGTCGGCAACGCCTGA